One genomic region from Quercus robur chromosome 4, dhQueRobu3.1, whole genome shotgun sequence encodes:
- the LOC126723333 gene encoding 10 kDa chaperonin 1, chloroplastic, translated as MASSFLTAPKPILFKTNAPSLPNSNQRPLLGLRRNSLRVNAISKKWEPTKVVPQADRVLVRLEELPEKSAGGVLLPKAAVKFERYLMGEILSVGADVGEVEAGKKVLFSDINAYEVDLGTDAKHCFCKSGDLLAVVE; from the exons ATGGCGTCAAGTTTCCTCACAGCACCAAAACCCATTCTATTCAAAACCAATGCTCCCTCTCTCCCCAACTCCAACCAGAGACCACTACTAG GTCTACGGAGAAACTCTCTCAGAGTCAACGCAATTTCAAAGAAATGGGAACCCACCAag GTGGTTCCGCAAGCTGATAGAGTACTTGTTCGTCTTGAGGAGTTGCCTGAG AAATCAGCTGGTGGAGTATTGTTGCCCAAAGCAGCTGTTAAATTTGAGAGGTATCTTATGGGAGAG ATTCTCTCTGTTGGTGCTGATGTTGGGGAAGTGGAGGCTGGAAAGAAG GTTCTTTTCTCAGACATAAATGCCTATGAG GTGGATTTGGGAACAGATGCTAAGCACTGCTTCTGTAAATCAGGTGACTTGTTGGCTGTGGTTGAGTAG